CAAGTCTCTTTTTCTGCGGGTGCCAGGACTCGAACCTGGAGCCTTTTGGTTCGTAGCCAAACGCTCTATCCAGTTGGGCTACATCCGCGTTTTGTTTTTGTTGTCTTCTCTCGTCGACGGGCACAAATATAGAATAATCGAGATTTATGTCAAGGGTAAAAGGCAAAAAAAATGATTTTTTTTGAAAAAAGTTTCGAAAGTTCTGTTTTTGGCCATTATAACGGTCTTTTTGACTATTTGTACGTCTGAATTACCCCCATTTAACCCCTAATTACGTTCCCGTATAATTGAATAGATTGCCTCGTTTAGCTATTTTTGTCCCCAAACTTTTTTAGTGTGACTTAAAATGGATAAGTTCAAATCATTCATGAAGATTTTAGGCGCGGCCATTGTCAAATATGGTTCGATCGTTTGGCAGAAAATTTGGAGCTTGGTAAAGATTGCGTTTGCCAACAAGATTTTCCGCTGGTTCTTTATATTTATGTGCCCGATTTTCGTGGCGTTTATCGCTGCGCTAGTCGTCTATATCCATTACTCGCCGGAACTGCCGTCGCTTTCGCAGCTCGAGCAGATCAATCCGCGACTCGTGACGAACATTTACGACAAGGATGGTCAAATTGCGCATGAATACTTCGTGGAACGCCGCGAATGGACATCCATTGACTCAATCCCTGTGAATGCGATTCATGCGGTGATGGCGACCGAAGACCGAGCTTTCTACAAGCACTGGGGCATGAACGTTTGGGCTATTCCGTCTGCGCTTCTTGAAAGTGCCATCTCGGGCAACAAGCTCCGCGGTGCATCGACTTTGACGCAGCAGCTCACCAAGCTCTTGTTCCTCACGCCGGAACGCTCGCTTTCTCGTAAGATCAAGGAAATGATGACGGCTATCCGCATTGAACAGACTTACACGAAGGAAGAAATTCTCGAATTCTACATGAACGAAGTTTACCTTGCTGGCGGTAACTACGGTTTCCAGGCGGCAGGCAAGTACTATTTCGGCAAGCCTCTCGATAGCCTTTCTATCCCGGAATACGCTGTGCTCGCTGGTATGTTGCAGCGCCCTGAAACGTACCGTCCGGACCGTCATCCGAAGGCTTCCAAGCGCCGTCGTAATACGGTGCTCTATGCGATGCGCGATGCAGGCTATATCACGAACGAAGAATATCGCAAGTATATCGAAGAACCGATTGTGCTTGCCAAGAAAGAAGACGTGACTGGAACGGGCTTGTATTTCTTCGAAGAAATACGCAAGTACATGGAAAAGAAGTACGGTGAAAATTCGCTCTATGCCGATGGCGTGTCCGTCTATAGTACGATTGATCCGGAAATCCAGGCGTTCCTTGACAGTGTCGCCTATGCACAGGTTGAACGTGTCCGTCGCCGCATCAAGTATCGCGCTACTCGCAGACTCCAGCTCACTAAGAAGTACGACATGCCAGAAGACAGCGTTGTTGCGCACTTCGATAGCGTCTATACGCTTTTCAAGAAGGAATACCTTTCTGCTGATACGGTCCGCAACAAGCGTGGCCAGTTTGCTCGCTTCCCGGACAGTATCCGTTACCATCACGCCGAAGTGGCTGCAATTATTATTGAAAATGAAACCGGTGCTATCCGCGCTATGGTGGGTGGTAGTGACTTCAACAAGTCCAAGTGGAACCGTGCTGTGCAGTCCTTGCGCCAGCCGGGTTCTTCGTTCAAGCCGATTGTCTATTCGACCGCCATGGACAATGGTGCAAGCCCCTGCGACTCTGTGAACGACCAACCGGTGACGATTCCGGATCCGGATGACAAGAACCCGAACAAGGTTTGGCGCCCGGGTAACTTCGAACATGACTTCGAAGGCATGATGACGCTCCGTCGTGCTTTGTACAAGTCCAAGAACCTTCCTGCTATTTTGACCGGTATGAAATACGGTCTCAGCAACGTGGTGAACTACGCTCGCAAGTTCGGCATCAAGCGCGCTCCGTTGCAGGCGGTCCCGAGCTTGGCTCTCGGTTCCGTGGGTGCAACGCTTATGGAAATGACGTCTGCTTACACGGTGTTCCCGAACGGTGGTAACCGCATCGAGCCGTACATGATTGAATCCATCGTGGACCGCAATGGTGAAGTGGTGGAGAAGAATTCCAAGGTCGAACACGAAGTCTTGCGCCCGGCATCGGCTTACTTGATGGTCGATATGCTCAAGGACGTGAACGTTCGCGGTACGGCTGGCCGTGTGTGGGCTTCTGGTTTCCGCCACCCGAGCGGTGGTAAGACGGGAACGACGAACGATTACACGGATACGTGGTACATCGGTTTCACGAAGCAGTACACGATGGGTGTGTGGGTAGGTTCCGATACGCCGGGGACCATGGGTGCCGGTCATACGGGTACCGAAGACGCTCTCCCGATCTGGATGGCGACGATGGCTAAGCTGCACAAGGATTTGCCGAAGCTTCCGTTCCCGGTTCCGCCTGGCGTGATTAGCCGTGGCATCTGCAACCACACGGGTCTTATTGCTGGCGAGTTCTGCTCTGAAAAGACTTACTGCCTCTACACGGCGGGCTACGGCCCGACGGAACGTTGCGATGGCAACCATTTCTCGTCGCAGACAAAGTCTGCTGATAACGCAACGTTGTTCAGCAACAAGAGCGTTGTCGAGAACAACCGCTACGAAGCCCCGCAGCCCAAGAAGAAAGGCAAGGGCAAGGACGCCGCTCCGCCGCCTAAGCGCAATACGAGAAAGATGTTCTAATGATGGTTTTTAGTCATTAGTCTTTGGTTATTAGTTTTTAGATAATATTTAAAGGAGCCTGCGCGGCTCCTTTTTTCGTGTAGTCGTGCTTTGTTTCTTCATTTTTACTTATTTTATAAGTATGAATTTAAAGCATGCTCTTTTCTCGCTATTCTGTTCTTTGTTTGCCCTAGTCTCTACAGGGTGTATCAATACGCATTTCCAAAAGTTGCACACGACGGCATCGGAAGCGCCCGAAGTCCATGGAGGAAATACTTCTCTGCAACCTCATTCCGCTTCGTGGCGTGTTACTGGCAAAATTAACAGCGCTACGCGAAAAGACGTAGAGATTACTCCTCAAGTTTCTAAGTCCAGAGATAAGTCAAAAGAAGGGGTCGAAGCGGATTGGCTTTATAAAATGGGCGGTGTCGAGTTTACTGGCAAAGCGGATTTCCTGTACAAGGCTAATGGCACCATTTTGGGCACGGGTGTAGGGTACAATAATGGTATATACCATCACTTCTTATTTGGTGCAAACTTTTCGCATGTTGAATATGGGTTATTCATAGGACTTTACCACCACTACTCCGATGTCGAATATGATGGTGAACGTTGCGAACTCTTTATCTTTAGCGATGATAAATGTGATTCGTTTTCGAATGAAAGTCATGGCCTTTATACGACTGTATTTGGCGGTGGATTTGCCGGCTTGATACTTGGCGATTTCTTTTTAAACTATAGCTTGAGCATCTACGTGCCAAGTCCTACTATTGAAGACTCGAGTCCGGGACTTTCTGGAATTTATTCGAACTATTTTACGATGGGGTACAGGTTCCATTTTGTTGAATTGAGTGCTGGAGTTGTAGCGACGTTTGTTGATGAAGGCTTTGCAAATTACGGCTTTACTGGCGGTTTAAGTTTTTATTTGAACTAAGCATATAAATCAAGATTATGCAAAAAAATCCCGACTCTGCAGAGTCGGGATTTTTAGTGGAGTTAGAATATGAAATTCTAGCAGCCTAGATGCGCGCTGTTCGCGCGCATTCAGCGGTTGATTACATCATGCCGCCCATGCCCATGGACGGATCCATAGCCGGAGCTGCCGGAGCCTTCGGTTCCTTCTTTTCGGTGATCACGCAGTCAGTCGTAAGGATCATCGAAGCGATGGAGGAGGCGTTCTTGAGAGCCGTGCGAGTCACCTTAGCCGGGTCGATAACGCCAGCCTTGATGAGGTCTTCGTAAGTGTCGGTCTTAGCGTTGTAGCCAAAGCCGTCCTTGCCTTCCTTGACCTTGTTCACGACCACGGAACCTTCGAGGCCAGCGTTCTGGACGATCTGGCGGAGCGGTTCTTCGATAGCGCGGCGGATGATTGCAGCACCAGTCTTCTGGTCGGCATTGTCGAACTTGAGAGCGTCGATAGCCTTTTCTGCGCGGATGAGAGCAACGCCACCACCCGGAACGATACCTTCTTCGACAGCGGCGCGAGTTGCGTGCATAGCGTCGTCGACGCGGTCCTTCTTTTCCTTCATTTCAACTTCGGTAGCAGCACCGACCTTGATCACAGCAACGCCACCGGCGAGCTTTGCCAAGCGTTCCTGGAGCTTTTCACGGTCGTAGTCGCTCGTGGTAGCTTCGATCTGCTTCTTGATCTGAGCGATACGGCCCTTGATAGAAGCGGCGTCGCCAGCACCTTCGACGATCGTGGTGTTGTCCTTAGTGATGGTGATGGACTTTGCCTTACCGAGAACGGTAACCGGAGCATCTTCGAGCTTTGCACCCGTGTCTTCGGAGACGAGCATACCGCCAGTGAGGATTGCGATATCTTCGAGCATGGCCTTACGACGGTCGCCAAAGCCCGGAGCCTTAACGGCAGCAACCTTCAAAGTGCCGCGCATCTTGTTCACAACGAGCGTTGCGAGAGCTTCGCCATCGACGTCTTCGGCGATGATGAGGAGAGACTTGCCCTGCTTAGCAACATGTTCGAGCATCGGGAGCAAATCTTTCATGGTAGAAATCTTCTTGTCGTACAAGAGGATGTACGGATTTTCGAGAGCGACTTCCATGCTGTCCGTGTTCGTAACGAAGTACGGAGAGAGGTAGCCACGGTCGAACTGCATACCTTCGACAACGTCGAGGACGGTTTCAGCAGTCTTGGATTCTTCGATGGTGATGACGCCATCGTTACCGACCTTTTCCATAGCGTTGGCGAGGAGTTCGCCAATTTCCGGGTCGTTGTTAGCAGAAATCGTTGCGACCTGGGCGATGTGTTCCTTGCCGTTAATCTTGACGGCCATCTTGCCGACTTCCTTGATCACAGCTTCGACAGCAGCGTCCATACCGCGCTTGATGTCCATCGGGTTTGCACCGGCAGCGACGTTCTTGAGGCCTTCGCGAGTGATTGCCTGTGCGAGAACGGTTGCTGTCGTGGTACCGTCACCAGCAGCGTCAGAAGTCTTGTTAGCGACTTCCTTAGCCATCTGAGCACCGAGATTTTCGTATGCGTCTTCGAGTTCGACTTCCTTAGCGACAGAAACGCCGTCCTTAGTGACGTTCGGAGCACCGAAAGAACGTGCGATCATGACGTTACGGCCCTTAGGACCGAGAGTGACCTTAACTGCATTGGCGAGCTTGTCAACGCCCTTCATGAGGGATTCGCGAGCTGCTACATCAAACTTCAATTGCTTTGCCATTTTTGATTTTCCTTTTTAAAATTCTTTTTGTATTAGAGCGTTGCGATAACGTCGGATTCCTTGACGATGAGGTAGTTTTCGCCATCGACATTGACTTCTGTACCGCTGTACTTGCCATAAAGCACCACGTCGCCAACCTTGACTTCCATAGCGACGAGTTCGCCCTTGTCGTTCTTGCGACCCGGACCTACGGCCACGACCTTACCCTGCATCGGCTTTTCCTTTGCATTATCCGGAATGAAGAGACCGGAGGAGGTCTTCTGTTCAGCTTCTGCCGGCTTGACAACGATTCGATCTGCTAAAGGCTTGATCATCTTACTTATCCTCTTTTGGGCAGTGCCCAGTTAAATTGATTGATCCGACTGGATGTTGGAGTTGTTCCAAATTGGACCATATTTTTGTTTCGACCCTTTTAAAGCAATTTCCGTGCCAAATCATAAATAAACCAATCTTAGCTAGGTTTATGTGTTGACTTTGCTATGTGTGTTTAATTTTGAAACTTGTCCGCTCGTGCTAGTCCTCTATTGCTAAAAAGAGTGTTTCAATGTGAAATTGATCAACATGTGATATAAA
This is a stretch of genomic DNA from Fibrobacter sp. UWB13. It encodes these proteins:
- a CDS encoding penicillin-binding protein 1A, which codes for MDKFKSFMKILGAAIVKYGSIVWQKIWSLVKIAFANKIFRWFFIFMCPIFVAFIAALVVYIHYSPELPSLSQLEQINPRLVTNIYDKDGQIAHEYFVERREWTSIDSIPVNAIHAVMATEDRAFYKHWGMNVWAIPSALLESAISGNKLRGASTLTQQLTKLLFLTPERSLSRKIKEMMTAIRIEQTYTKEEILEFYMNEVYLAGGNYGFQAAGKYYFGKPLDSLSIPEYAVLAGMLQRPETYRPDRHPKASKRRRNTVLYAMRDAGYITNEEYRKYIEEPIVLAKKEDVTGTGLYFFEEIRKYMEKKYGENSLYADGVSVYSTIDPEIQAFLDSVAYAQVERVRRRIKYRATRRLQLTKKYDMPEDSVVAHFDSVYTLFKKEYLSADTVRNKRGQFARFPDSIRYHHAEVAAIIIENETGAIRAMVGGSDFNKSKWNRAVQSLRQPGSSFKPIVYSTAMDNGASPCDSVNDQPVTIPDPDDKNPNKVWRPGNFEHDFEGMMTLRRALYKSKNLPAILTGMKYGLSNVVNYARKFGIKRAPLQAVPSLALGSVGATLMEMTSAYTVFPNGGNRIEPYMIESIVDRNGEVVEKNSKVEHEVLRPASAYLMVDMLKDVNVRGTAGRVWASGFRHPSGGKTGTTNDYTDTWYIGFTKQYTMGVWVGSDTPGTMGAGHTGTEDALPIWMATMAKLHKDLPKLPFPVPPGVISRGICNHTGLIAGEFCSEKTYCLYTAGYGPTERCDGNHFSSQTKSADNATLFSNKSVVENNRYEAPQPKKKGKGKDAAPPPKRNTRKMF
- the groL gene encoding chaperonin GroEL (60 kDa chaperone family; promotes refolding of misfolded polypeptides especially under stressful conditions; forms two stacked rings of heptamers to form a barrel-shaped 14mer; ends can be capped by GroES; misfolded proteins enter the barrel where they are refolded when GroES binds), with protein sequence MAKQLKFDVAARESLMKGVDKLANAVKVTLGPKGRNVMIARSFGAPNVTKDGVSVAKEVELEDAYENLGAQMAKEVANKTSDAAGDGTTTATVLAQAITREGLKNVAAGANPMDIKRGMDAAVEAVIKEVGKMAVKINGKEHIAQVATISANNDPEIGELLANAMEKVGNDGVITIEESKTAETVLDVVEGMQFDRGYLSPYFVTNTDSMEVALENPYILLYDKKISTMKDLLPMLEHVAKQGKSLLIIAEDVDGEALATLVVNKMRGTLKVAAVKAPGFGDRRKAMLEDIAILTGGMLVSEDTGAKLEDAPVTVLGKAKSITITKDNTTIVEGAGDAASIKGRIAQIKKQIEATTSDYDREKLQERLAKLAGGVAVIKVGAATEVEMKEKKDRVDDAMHATRAAVEEGIVPGGGVALIRAEKAIDALKFDNADQKTGAAIIRRAIEEPLRQIVQNAGLEGSVVVNKVKEGKDGFGYNAKTDTYEDLIKAGVIDPAKVTRTALKNASSIASMILTTDCVITEKKEPKAPAAPAMDPSMGMGGMM
- the groES gene encoding co-chaperone GroES — translated: MSKMIKPLADRIVVKPAEAEQKTSSGLFIPDNAKEKPMQGKVVAVGPGRKNDKGELVAMEVKVGDVVLYGKYSGTEVNVDGENYLIVKESDVIATL